A stretch of the Archangium violaceum genome encodes the following:
- a CDS encoding Mu transposase domain-containing protein, translated as MDHPAFTSWDLSSALERWILAALRNRRFTSLGEVREAVAELLEKLNTRPMRKPGKSRRQLFEEVEKATLKALPDKPYELAHWKKARVNVDYHVELEGHYYSVPYGLVGQQVEVRYTPSCVEVLLGGRRVASHVRSEERGRHTTQAEHMPASHREHAQWTPSRILSWAATVGPSTAALVEELMKRKPHPEQGFRSALGVIRLAQRYGQQRVEKACARAVRHRAYSYKSVAAILQHHLEEVETAHEDKGALPRHENVRGADYYH; from the coding sequence TTGGATCACCCAGCTTTCACTTCCTGGGATTTATCGAGCGCTCTTGAGAGGTGGATTCTGGCGGCGCTGCGCAACCGGCGCTTCACGTCGCTGGGTGAGGTGCGCGAGGCGGTGGCGGAGTTGCTGGAGAAGCTGAACACGAGGCCCATGCGCAAGCCAGGCAAGAGCCGGCGGCAACTCTTCGAGGAGGTGGAGAAGGCGACGCTCAAGGCGCTGCCGGACAAGCCCTACGAGTTGGCGCACTGGAAGAAGGCGCGCGTCAACGTGGACTACCACGTGGAGCTGGAGGGGCACTACTACAGCGTGCCCTACGGGCTGGTGGGGCAGCAGGTGGAGGTGCGCTACACGCCCTCGTGTGTGGAGGTGCTGCTGGGAGGCCGGCGCGTGGCAAGCCACGTGCGCAGCGAGGAGCGCGGACGGCACACCACTCAGGCCGAGCACATGCCGGCCAGCCACCGCGAGCATGCGCAGTGGACGCCCAGCCGGATTCTCTCCTGGGCCGCTACGGTGGGCCCCAGCACGGCGGCGCTGGTGGAGGAGTTGATGAAGCGCAAGCCCCACCCCGAGCAGGGCTTCCGCTCGGCCCTGGGCGTCATCCGCCTGGCGCAGCGCTACGGACAGCAGCGCGTGGAGAAGGCGTGCGCCAGGGCCGTGCGCCACCGCGCCTACAGCTACAAGTCCGTGGCCGCCATCCTCCAGCACCACCTCGAGGAGGTGGAGACGGCGCACGAGGACAAGGGAGCGCTGCCGCGGCACGAGAACGTGCGCGGCGCCGACTACTACCACTGA
- a CDS encoding transposase, translated as MSQKKARAAEGRVRTKEPDRSQGWLFKQMPEQLVEPEHPVRVVAAAVEALDLRGFLAGAKAVEGHAGRPVTSPRLLLALWVYGIEQGVGTATELARRCEEDRAYQWLAGGVKVSHDKLSQFRVEHLEVLQQVFTDVLSVLLQQGLVSLEQVAQDGTRVRASASAPSFRREQSLRECQEQAELHLQAVLAQKDDPELTRGQQATREAKARDYQARVDAALEAIKQQQARKKGADKEKVRASTTDADARVMKMADGGFRPAYNLQFAVAGEALGGPRTIVGVEVTNQGSDMGSVSPMVEQIEQRTGQVPERVLADGGHATCADVKQCAAKGLKRSFRCPSAWPRPGSRGTIPPR; from the coding sequence GTGAGCCAGAAGAAAGCGCGGGCAGCAGAGGGAAGAGTCCGGACGAAAGAGCCGGACAGGTCGCAAGGCTGGCTGTTCAAGCAGATGCCGGAGCAGTTGGTGGAGCCGGAGCACCCGGTGCGGGTAGTGGCGGCGGCGGTGGAGGCGTTGGACCTGAGAGGTTTTCTGGCCGGGGCCAAGGCGGTGGAGGGACATGCGGGACGCCCGGTGACAAGTCCCCGGTTGCTGTTGGCGCTGTGGGTGTACGGGATTGAGCAGGGAGTGGGGACGGCGACGGAGCTGGCGCGCCGGTGCGAGGAGGACAGGGCGTACCAGTGGCTGGCCGGTGGAGTGAAGGTGAGCCACGACAAGCTGAGCCAGTTCCGGGTGGAGCACCTGGAGGTGTTGCAGCAGGTGTTTACCGACGTGCTCTCGGTGCTGTTGCAGCAGGGGCTGGTGAGTTTGGAGCAGGTGGCGCAGGACGGCACGCGGGTGAGGGCCAGTGCCTCAGCGCCTTCGTTCCGGCGGGAGCAGTCGCTGCGGGAGTGCCAGGAGCAGGCCGAGCTGCACTTGCAAGCGGTGCTGGCGCAGAAGGACGACCCGGAGCTGACGCGTGGGCAGCAGGCGACACGAGAGGCCAAGGCGCGTGACTACCAGGCGCGGGTGGACGCGGCGCTGGAGGCGATAAAGCAACAGCAGGCCAGGAAGAAGGGGGCGGACAAGGAGAAGGTGCGCGCCTCCACCACGGATGCGGATGCACGGGTGATGAAGATGGCCGATGGGGGTTTCCGACCCGCCTACAACCTGCAATTCGCGGTGGCTGGGGAGGCGCTGGGAGGGCCGCGAACGATTGTGGGAGTGGAAGTCACCAACCAGGGCAGCGACATGGGCAGCGTGAGCCCCATGGTGGAGCAGATTGAGCAACGCACGGGCCAGGTGCCCGAGCGCGTGCTGGCCGATGGCGGCCATGCCACGTGCGCAGACGTGAAGCAGTGCGCGGCCAAGGGGTTGAAGCGCTCATTTCGGTGCCCGAGCGCATGGCCCAGGCCGGGCAGCAGGGGGACCATTCCCCCGAGGTAG
- the istB gene encoding IS21-like element helper ATPase IstB, giving the protein MLAEQTLEKLNAMKLYGMAGYMRTWLERAPDTQVGPADLVGPLVDAEWVHRENKKLTSRLRNARLRQTACLEDIDYSLARGLTKAQMLELSTSHWVEQAQNVLVTGPTGVGKSFLACALGQKACRDGYSVVYRRASRLFDELAQARADGTYPHLLRRLAKARVLILDDFGLEPLGTSERKELLEVLEDRYGSGATVVTTNQAFSDWPTIFPNASCATALIDRVIHHCDIVSIEGDSYRRREAEASLESRRSRRSG; this is encoded by the coding sequence ATGCTGGCGGAGCAGACGCTGGAGAAGCTCAACGCGATGAAGCTGTACGGCATGGCCGGGTACATGCGCACCTGGCTGGAGCGGGCGCCCGACACACAGGTGGGCCCGGCCGACCTGGTGGGCCCGCTGGTGGATGCCGAGTGGGTGCACCGGGAGAACAAGAAGCTCACCTCGCGCCTGCGCAACGCGCGGCTGCGCCAGACGGCGTGCCTGGAGGACATCGACTACAGCCTGGCGCGCGGGCTGACGAAGGCCCAAATGCTGGAGCTGTCCACCTCGCACTGGGTGGAGCAGGCGCAGAACGTACTGGTGACGGGCCCCACGGGCGTGGGCAAGAGCTTCCTGGCGTGCGCGCTCGGACAGAAGGCGTGCCGCGACGGCTACAGCGTGGTGTACCGCCGCGCCTCGCGTCTCTTCGACGAGCTGGCGCAGGCTCGTGCCGACGGTACGTACCCGCACCTGCTGCGCAGGCTCGCCAAGGCCCGGGTGCTGATTCTGGACGACTTCGGCCTGGAGCCCCTGGGCACCAGCGAGCGCAAGGAGTTGCTGGAGGTGTTGGAGGACAGGTATGGCTCCGGTGCCACCGTGGTGACCACCAATCAGGCCTTCAGCGACTGGCCTACCATCTTCCCCAACGCCAGCTGCGCCACCGCCCTCATCGACCGCGTCATCCACCACTGCGACATCGTCTCCATAGAGGGCGACAGCTACCGCCGCCGCGAAGCCGAAGCCTCTCTGGAGTCTCGCCGCTCTCGCCGCTCCGGCTGA
- a CDS encoding transposase, with translation MAQAGQQGDHSPEVEAWRERIRTDEAKEQYKARAGLVENVNAQVKGRYGLTQVTVRGLEKVKCVALLVALAHNLAAHGQPLVDALLARQSALAEPAHLLELAPGNAASLGGGISPVPVDQVTALPAGF, from the coding sequence ATGGCCCAGGCCGGGCAGCAGGGGGACCATTCCCCCGAGGTAGAGGCGTGGCGTGAGCGCATACGCACCGACGAGGCCAAGGAGCAGTACAAGGCCCGCGCCGGCCTGGTGGAGAACGTCAACGCGCAGGTGAAGGGGCGCTATGGCCTGACGCAGGTGACGGTGCGGGGGCTGGAGAAGGTGAAGTGTGTCGCCTTGCTGGTGGCCCTGGCGCACAACCTGGCCGCACACGGCCAGCCTCTGGTGGATGCGCTGCTGGCGCGCCAGAGCGCGCTTGCCGAGCCGGCTCACCTCCTCGAGCTGGCTCCAGGCAACGCGGCCTCTCTCGGTGGCGGCATCAGTCCGGTGCCGGTGGACCAGGTCACCGCCTTGCCTGCTGGCTTCTGA